The following nucleotide sequence is from Bradyrhizobium roseum.
CGCGCAGGGGCGAGGCCTTGCTTCCCATCCTGCAGGAGATGTGTCTCTGGGCAAACGCCCACATTCCCGGGACCTGGACGCCACCGGTAAGCTTCATGGCACGGAAGCCCGAATGAAGCGCACGCAGCTGTCCTGTTCTGTCAGGAGGGTCCTTCATGGTGTCGTCGGGCATATCGGGTCCCAAAACGACGGGGCCTTCTTGTTGGGTGCGGTTCTGGCCAAGCGCTCTTGATCGGCAAGCCTATCGTAGGGGCCCCGTGCGCCGGGACAACGGAGGGATTTGAAGCTAACCGCCATCCAGCGCTGCCAGCCGCTCCGCCTCGACGATGTCCTCCATGGTGTTGGCGTTGAAGAACGGATCGAGCGGCGTGACCGGCCAGGTCACGGTGGCGAGCCTGAATCGCGCGGTCCAGCGGTCGATCTTCCTGACGTCTTCGACAACCAGCGCGTGGCGGAGCTGTTCGCGCAAGGCGACGCTCCATAGTCCGATCACGGGATGCGACTGGCTGTCGGAGGCGGCGACGGCAAGTTCGGCATTCTCCGCGGCGAGTGCTGCATGCAGGCGCGACACCAGATCGCGCGGCAGGAACGGACAATCCGCTGCGGCGCTCAAAAGCAGCTTTACATCCGGACGGTTCGCTGCAGCCCAGTCGAGCGCCGCCAGAATGCCGGCGAGCGGGCCTGGAAAATCGGCCACGCCATCCGCAATGACCGGCAAGCCGAACGCCGCGAAGCGCGCGGGATCGCCATTGGCGTTGAGGATGAGGCCATCGCATTGCGGCTTCAGCCGCGCGATCACGCGCTCGAGAATGGTGCGGCCGGCAATCGTGCGCATCGGCTTGTCGCCGCCGCCCATCCGCCGCGCCAGGCCGCCGGCGAGCAGCATGCCGGGAATTTTTGTCGTGGTCGCCGCGTCAGTCATCGCTTTCGCCCTTGCGCTTGTGTCGCGCCGATTCTTCCTCGACATATTCGAGGTTCTGGTCGAACACGATACGCTCCTGGCCGGACAGCGCGATGAAGCGCTTTCCGCGCGCGCGTCCGATCAGCGTCAGCCCGACCTGGCGCGCGAGCTCGACGCCCCAGGCCGTAAAGCCGGAGCGCGAAACGAGAATGGGAATGCCCATCCGCACCGTCTTGATCACCATCTCGGAGGTGAGGCGGCCGGTGGTATAGAGGATCTTGTCGGCGGGATCGACGCCGTGGCGATAGATCCAGCCGGCGATCTTGTCGACGGCGTTGTGGCGGCCGACGTCCTCGGTGTAGCAGACCGGCGTGCCTTCCCTGCATAGCACGCAGCCGTGAATGGCGCCGGCTTCCAGATAGAGCGAGGGCATGGTGTTGATCGCACGCGTCATCTCGTAGAGCCAGGAGGTGCGCAATTCGGCTTTCGGGAGCGCGACGCTTTCGACCGCTTCGAGCAGATCGCCGAACGCCGTACCCTGCGCACAGCCGGACGTCTGCGTGCGCTTCTTCAATTTGGCTTCGAAGTTGGTGTGGTGCTCGGTGCGCACCACGACCACCTGCAGGTCGTCGTCATATTCGACCTCGGTGACGACATCGTCGTATTTCAGCATGTTCTGGTTCAGCAAATAGCCGAGCGCGAGGTATTCCGGGTAGTCACCGATCGTCATCATGGTGACGATTTCCTGCGCGTTCAGATACAGCGTCAGCGGCCGCTCCACCGGCACCCGGATTTCGACCGCCGCCCCGGTCTGATCGGTTCCGGCGACGCGCTCGGTCAGCCGCGGATCGTCGGGATTCGGCACGATCAGGGGGGCGGGGGCTTTGTCGATTTTCATCATATCCGGGAGGTTAGCATGACAATGGCTGCCAGCCGATATAAAGCACCTTGGGAGAATGCCTAGCCCGGTTCGGCCAGGACAGCGGAGAACGTGATGAAAGTGATAGGCCTCGCGGGATGGAGCGGCGCCGGCAAGACCACCTTGCTGACGCGGGCCATACCGCAATTGCAGAAACAGGGCCTGCGCGTTTCCGTGATCAAGCACGCCCATCACGCTTTCGATGTCGACGTGCCCGGCAAGGATTCGTGGAAGCACCGCGAGGCAGGTGCTGCCGAAGTTCTGGTGTCATCCAGCCAGCGCTGGGCACTGATGTGTGAGCTGCGCGGCGCCGCCGAGCCGCGCCTGCCGGAACTTCTGGCCAAGATGGCGCGGGTCGATCTCGTCGTCGTCGAAGGCTTCAAGCGCGAGCCGCACCGCAAGATCGAAGTCTTTCGCGCCGCGAATGAAAAGCCGCTGCTGTTCCCCGACGATCCCGGCATCGTTGGCATTGCAACCGATACCGCGGTTGAAACCACGCTGCCGATCGCCCATCTCGACGATATCGAGGCGGTGGCGGCGATGCTGTTGAAATCTGCGATCTCGCTCGAGGACGTGATGGCGAAATGCGAAGCTGAGGG
It contains:
- the mobA gene encoding molybdenum cofactor guanylyltransferase MobA, which gives rise to MTDAATTTKIPGMLLAGGLARRMGGGDKPMRTIAGRTILERVIARLKPQCDGLILNANGDPARFAAFGLPVIADGVADFPGPLAGILAALDWAAANRPDVKLLLSAAADCPFLPRDLVSRLHAALAAENAELAVAASDSQSHPVIGLWSVALREQLRHALVVEDVRKIDRWTARFRLATVTWPVTPLDPFFNANTMEDIVEAERLAALDGG
- the fdhD gene encoding formate dehydrogenase accessory sulfurtransferase FdhD produces the protein MMKIDKAPAPLIVPNPDDPRLTERVAGTDQTGAAVEIRVPVERPLTLYLNAQEIVTMMTIGDYPEYLALGYLLNQNMLKYDDVVTEVEYDDDLQVVVVRTEHHTNFEAKLKKRTQTSGCAQGTAFGDLLEAVESVALPKAELRTSWLYEMTRAINTMPSLYLEAGAIHGCVLCREGTPVCYTEDVGRHNAVDKIAGWIYRHGVDPADKILYTTGRLTSEMVIKTVRMGIPILVSRSGFTAWGVELARQVGLTLIGRARGKRFIALSGQERIVFDQNLEYVEEESARHKRKGESDD
- the mobB gene encoding molybdopterin-guanine dinucleotide biosynthesis protein B, giving the protein MKVIGLAGWSGAGKTTLLTRAIPQLQKQGLRVSVIKHAHHAFDVDVPGKDSWKHREAGAAEVLVSSSQRWALMCELRGAAEPRLPELLAKMARVDLVVVEGFKREPHRKIEVFRAANEKPLLFPDDPGIVGIATDTAVETTLPIAHLDDIEAVAAMLLKSAISLEDVMAKCEAEG